Within the Sphingobium baderi genome, the region TGGCGAATTGCGTAGCCAGATGGTGACGAAGCAATCGCGCTGGTTCCGGATTTTCTCGTCCGGCACCAGCTACGATCCCGACCGTCTGGCCTATGACCAGCAGAAGCTGCGTCAATTCTATCTGACGGAAGGCTATGCGGACTTCCGTGTGACGTCGGCGGTGGCGGAACTGACGCCCGACAAGCAGGACTTCATCATCACCTATGTGGTGGAAGAAGGGGATCGCTACAAATTTGGCGATGTGAAGGTAGAGAGCGACATTCGCGACCTGTCGGGCGATTCTCTGACCAAGATGCTGCCCATGAAGAAGGGCGCCTGGTACAATGCCAAGCAGGTCGAAGATACGGTCGATACGCTGAGCGAGACCGCGGGCCTGTTCGGCTACGCCTTCGCCGACGTGCAGCCGGATTTCCAGCGCGACAAGGACACGCTGACGATGGGGATCAATTTCCGCATCGCCAATGCGCCGCGCGTCTATGTTGAGCGGGTGGACATCAACGGTAATACGCTGACGCAGGACAAGGTCGTCCGCCGCGAATTTCGTCTGGCCGAAGGGGACGCCTTCAACAGCTTCCTCGTCAAGCGGTCCAAGGATCGCATCAATTCGCTCGGCTTTTTCCAGGAAAAGCTGGAGGTGGAGCAGAAACCGGGCTCGGCGCCCGATCGCATCGTGCTTGAAACCAACGTGCAGGAAAAATCCACCGGCGAACTTTCGCTGTCGGCCGGTTTTTCGTCATTGGAGCGGTTCATCGTATCGGCGTCGATCACCCAGCGCAATTTCCGTGGCAAGGGCCAGGAACTCCGCACCAGTGTCAACTGGTCCAGCTACTCGAAGTCGGTTGAGCTAGGCTTCACCGAACCCTATTTCATGGACAAGAACATCGCGCTGGGCGGCGACATTTATCGTCGTGACCTCAACAGCTTCCGTTATCTCAACAATAACGACCGCGATACGACCTATGAACAGACGACCACCGGCTTTCAGATCCGCGCGGGCGTCCCGATCACCGAATATATGTCGCTGGCGCTGCGCTACAGCCTGAATTTGGATGATGTGACGCTGGACAAGGATACCTATTATTCCGATCCGGATGGTTCGGGTCCATTGGAATCGCAATGTGATCCCTTGCTTGCAGGCCGCTATCTCTGCGACGCCATCGGCAAGCGCACCACATCGTCCATCGGTTATTCGCTGATTTACGATACTCGCGATAATCGCATCCGTCCGACGCGCGGTCATAACATCGTTCTGAGCCAGGATTTTGCCGGGCTTGGCGGTAGTGTCAAATATGTGCGTACCCGCCTCAACGGTTCCAAATATTGGCCGTTGGGTGGCGGTTTCATTTTCTCGCTGTCCGGCGAAGGCGGCTATATCCATTCGCTGGAAGGGGAGCGCCGTGATGCTTCGGGCGATTTGGTTGACAAGGTTCGTCTGACTGATCGCTTCTTCCTGGGTGAGCCGCAAATTCGCGGTTTCGACATTCGCGGTATCGGTCCTCGGGTCAAGCGTTTCTACCTCACCAAGGATGCGGACGGGAACTATGTACGCGGGAGCGGAAGCAACAGCGTTTCCGACGATGCCTTGGGTGGCAAAATCTACTATATGGCGCGCGCTGAAGTCGAAATTCCATTGGGTTCCGGTGCACGCGAAATGGGGCTTCGGCCTTCGATATTCGTTGATGCCGGCGCCGTAGCCGGGCTCAAAAATCCCTCGGTTATTTCCCACTCGCCAGGCGTTTGCGCCAACAACACAACCGGTGCGCGTACGCCGGCAGTGAGCGACGGCGTGTGTCCAGGCGACAATATTACAGACCCAACCCAGAACACGCATTCTCTTCTCATCGGGCCGTTCGAGGAAGAATATCTCGGCGACACGCTTAAACCGCGTGTGTCCGTTGGCTTTGGCGTCAACTGGAACTCGCCTTTCGGGCCGTTCCGCATCGACATCGCCAAGGCCCTGCTCAAGGAACCAGGGGACGATACCAAACTGATCACCTTCAACGTAGGGACTCAATTCTGATGAAAATGATCTTCAAGGCCGCCGCGATCGCACTCGCGCCCGTTTCCGTCATCGCGCTTTCGACCGCGCCCGCTGTTGCCCAGTCGAAACAGGGCATCGCTGTCGTCGACATCCAGCGCGCCGTTGCGACCAGCAACGCCTACACCGCCGCACGCGGTCAGATCCAGACGACCTACAAGGCGCAGATCGACAGCTTCACCGCGCGCAAGAACGCCATCGACGCCGACCTGAAGGCGAAGGCGACCGCGCTGGAAACTGCCGCGAAGGCTGCCGGTGGCAAGAGCACGCCCGCGCTTCAGGCGCAATATGAAGCCTACCAGAAGGCAGGACAGGACGGCCAGGCCGAATTGCAGCGTTTGGGCCAGCCCATCGGTCTCGCCAACGCCTATGTCGAAGAGCAAATCTCGGCGAAGCTGTCCGATGCGCTCAAGACCGCGATGAGCAAGGCGAAGGTTGACCTGGTGCTTGGCCCCGACGCCACCGTTTCTTATCAGCCCAGCGTCGACATCACGCAGAATGTGGTGACCGAACTCAATGCGCTGGTTCCCTCCGTCGGCATCACGCCGCCGGCCGGCTGGCGTCCGGGCGGTCAGCAGCAGGGGCAGGCACCCGCGGCGGCTGCTCCCGCTCCCGCCAACCCCTCGCAGCAGCCGACCTCGCGCTGATCGAAGATGACCGATCAGCCTGAAGCGGCTGCCGCTGCTCTTGGCCCCATGGATGTCCGCGGGGTCATGGCGGCGCTTCCGCACCGTTATCCGATGCTGCTCGTCGATCGCGTGGTTTCGCTTGTGCCTAATAGCGCGATCCACGCGGTGAAGGCGGTTTCCGTGAATGAGCCCTTTTTCCAGGGCCATTTCCCGACACGGCCGATCATGCCGGGCGTGCTGATCGTGGAAGCCATGGCGCAGGCGGCGGGCGTGCTCGCCGTAGAAACCATGCAACTCGCCAATTCCGGCAAGCTGGTCTACTTCATGAGCATCGACGGCGCGAAGTTCCGTTCGCCGGTCGAGCCGGGCTGCCTGCTGGACCTTCATGTTGAGATCACCCAGTCGCGCGGCGCGATATGCAAATTCGCGGGCAAGGCGATGATCGAGGGCAAGCTGGTGGCGGAAGCCAACTTCGTCGCCATGATCTCGGACCCGCCGAAGGACTGACGGGCAGGGGGAAAGGGCAGCCTTTCCCCCTTGCTTTTGGGCGGAAACGCATGTAACCGCGCGCCTTCGCCATTTTGGGCATCCACGGCCGGTCGGAAACCGGCCATATATGGAGCAAATCATGAAAGCCGATACGCATCCCGATTACCACTTCATCACCGTCCAGATGACCGACGGTTCGACCTTCCGCACCCGCTCCACCTGGGGCAAGGAAGGCGACACGATGGCGCTCGACATCGATCCCAAGTCGCACCCGGCATGGATCGGCGGTCAGCGTCAGCTCGACCAAGGCGGCCAGGTGGCGCGCTTCAACAAGCGTTTCGGCGGCTTGACGCTGAAGAAATAATCTCATCCGCGAGGATGAGTGAGAAGGGCGCCCGTAACGGCGCCCTTTTGTTTTGGGCGGTTGTGCGGGCGATTGGGCAGGTGAGCACTGCGGCAGCTTCCAGATGCCCACGGACGAGAAGCAGACATGCTACTTTCATCCGATTCGATGCTCACCCTTGCTGCTGCTGATAATTGGAACAATGCGCCTTCCGGCCGAAAATTTAGCGGCGGCGCGCCTCATCATGAGACGAATGGCCGTCGCTAGTCGTGCAGAAGAAGGCTGCATCGAATATGGCTATGCGGAAGACCTGTTCGATGCCGGCCTCATCCACGTCAAAGAATTGTGGACCGACCAAGTGGCATTGGATCGCCATTTCTCATCGGATCATATCGCTGAATGGCGGGCGGCATGGCCTGATCTTGGTATCGGCAATCGCGATTTGCGTGTCTATGATGTTGACGAGCCACGTTGGACTTGATCCGCGCCCCGTTGGTCCGCTTTCAAACACCGACTAAGCCAGCCTTGTTAGCAAAAAAAATGGCCGATTGCCGCCAAAACCAACAAGGGTTCGTCCTCACTCCCCGGCGGTGGTGCGCTCCTCATCAAGGAATGCCGCCACATCGGCCAGCGCCACATCCTTCGACAGGAATGATCGGCCGATCCCCCGCGCCAGCAGGAAGGGAAGGGTGCCAGCCGCCATCTTCTTGTCGTGCAGCATGTGTGCGACCAGCGCCGCACCATCCGCCTGCACATGCGCGCTGGCAAGATCATATGGCAGGCCCACTGCCTTGAGATGCGCCGTCACGCGCTCTGCTTCGCTCGCCGGGCAGAGGCCGAGCCGAGCCGAGTAGCGGAAGGCCAGCGCCATGCCTGCCGCCACGCCTTCGCCATGCAGCAGCGTGTCGGAAAAGCCCGTATCGGCTTCCAGCGCATGGCCGAAGGTATGGCCAAGGTTGAGGAGGGCGCGACGGCCCGATGTTTCGCGTTCGTCGTCGGCGACGATGGCGGCTTTGGCCCGGACGCTGCGTTCGATCGCATATTCGCGGGCTTTGGGGTCGCCCGCCAGCAGCTTGTTCCCCTCCCGCTCGCACCAGACGAAGAAATCGGGATCGTCGATCAGGCCATATTTCACGACCTCCGCATAACCGGCCCGCGTTTCGCGTGGCGGCAGGCTGTCGAGCGTCGACGGGTCGATCAGGACAAGGGCAGGCTGATAGAAGCTGCCGATCAGATTCTTGCCGGCCTTGGCATTGATGGCGGTCTTGCCGCCGACCGAACTATCGACCTGCGCGAGCAGGGTCGTGGGCACCTGAATGAAATGGCATCCGCGCTTCAGGATCGACGCGGCGAAGCCCACCAGATCGCCGATCACGCCGCCGCCCAGCGCCACGATATGATCGCCACGCTCGATCTCCAGCGCGAGGAGGTCGTCCAGCAGGCTTTCCAGGTGCCGCCAGCTTTTGGTCGGCTCGCCGGGTGGCAGGATGATCGGCTCGACGCTCACATTGGCGGCGCGCAGGCTCGCCTCCAGCCGGGGAAGTTGCGCGGCGGCGACATGCGCGTCGGTCACGACAACCAGCCGCCCCTTGCGCGCATAACCCGCCAGATAGCTGCCCGCACGATCCAGCGCGCCCTGTTCGATCATGATGTCGTAACTGCGCGCGTCCAGCGCGACTTGCACTATTGCCATGCTGGAAGTTGCTCCAATATCCGTTCGACCGCGATTTCATGCGGCGCGGCGATGCTTTTCACATGAATGGGAGCGAGCGCGTAGACCGGATTGCGAACGGCCGCCAGTTCAGTCAGCACCACGCGCGGGTCTTTCCCCTTGAGCAGGGGACGCCCTTCGCGGCGGGACACGCGGTCGACCAATATGTCGATGTCGGCGTCCAGCCATATGGCGGTCGCCTGATCGAGGATCAGGGCGCGCGTGTCGTCTTGCATGAACGCGCCGCCACCCGTTGCGATGACCTTTGGCGCGCCATCCATCAGGCGCGCGATCACCCGGCGTTCGCCGTCGCGGAAATGCGCTTCGCCGAAGCGTTCGAAAATCTCGCTAACGCTCATCCCGGCGGCCTTTTCGATCTCTTCATCGGCATCGACGAACGCAAGGCCGATGCGCGCGGCAAGGCGCCGCCCCACCGTGGATTTGCCGACACCCATCATGCCGACCAGAACGATCGGTCCGCGCTTCAGGGCGGCTGCCGTGGATTTGCTGTTTCGCTGCATGGCGACCGGGGCTATACAGCCAGCCGTCACTGAGGCAAATCGCAACTTTCCTTTCTTGAACCGGCAAAGGGCCGCAGAAGGACACATGAAGAACAATCGTTCCTACAGCAGTTTCGAAGGTAGATCCCGTCGCCGGACGCGGTTGCCCATCATTCCCGTCATATTGGTGATCCTGTTGATTGCGCTGATAGCTTTCCTCTGGTCGCGCGGCGGCGAACAACCGCAGCAGCGCGTGGAAAAGGTTATCTCCGCCGAAAAGCTGGGCAAATAAAGCCGATGCCGTGTCGTCGGGGGAATGCGAAGTGGACGCTGGGTACGCTTGCCCTTGCGCTGGCTCTGCCGGTTGTGGCGCAGGATGCGCCTGAATCCTTGCTGCCTCCGGGTTTTGGCGACGCGCCGACCTCGCCTGCACCCTCGCCATCGCAACCCGGATGCGCCTCATCGCCTTCACCGGCCACGCCTGCCCCCGCGACACCGCCGCCCGCTCTTTCCCTAACCCTCCCGGATGAGGCGACGGCGAACAACAGCGCGGCGCAAGAACTGAGCGCAGCGGAACTCGCTGCCCAGAAGGCGAAATATGATCTCCCGCAAAGCGCCCGCCGCTCGCTGGATCGCATTGGCCCGCTGACGCCGCAGACATTGGGACTGGAGCCTGATGCGTTCGGATCGGAATCCGGCCAGTTCCTCGCTATTTTGATGAAGGAGACGCGCGCGCCGATCGTGTCGCGCTGGGGTTCCATTCTGCTGCGCCGGACGCTGCTGACCGCGACGGATACCCCGCGCGGCATCGACGGCGCGGACTGGGTGGCGGAACGCGCCTGGCTGTTGCTGCGTATGGGGGAGGCCGACAGCGCTCGCCTGCTGGTGCAGAGCGTGGATGCGGACCGCTTCACGCCGCGCCTCTATGCGGTCGCCATGCAGACCTATCTGGCGACGGCGGACCCGGCGGGACTGTGCCCGCTGTCTGCGGGCGCGCTGAAGGTCAGCAAGGAACCAGGTTGGGACATGACCCGGGCGATCTGCGCGGCGCTTTCCGGTGATCAGGGGTCGGCCAGCGGTGCGCTCAACCAGACGCGGCGTCGCGGTATCGTGCGTGGGATCGACTATCGGCTGGCGGAAAAGATGGTCGGCACCGGATTCAACGCCCGCCGGTCAGTGAAGATCGAATGGGACGGGATCGACCGGCTGACAGCGTGGCGGTTCGGTCTCGCGACGGCGCTGAATGTCGAAATCCCGG harbors:
- the bamA gene encoding outer membrane protein assembly factor BamA; the encoded protein is MMSSNRQRPVVAALLATTMIAGLSAVPAYAQQSAPAPAAPPVAAPAAAPAGTVRSLTVSGQQRLEPDTVLSYTKLRLGQPFTQESLDQALRDLYETELFADVQIRNDNGALTIEVKENPVINRIVLEGNKRLKEEKIRPEIKLAPRQIYTRSKVRADVARIIELYRRQGRFAATVEPKMVQLDQNRVDIVFEISEGPKSKVRQINIIGNEKFGDGELRSQMVTKQSRWFRIFSSGTSYDPDRLAYDQQKLRQFYLTEGYADFRVTSAVAELTPDKQDFIITYVVEEGDRYKFGDVKVESDIRDLSGDSLTKMLPMKKGAWYNAKQVEDTVDTLSETAGLFGYAFADVQPDFQRDKDTLTMGINFRIANAPRVYVERVDINGNTLTQDKVVRREFRLAEGDAFNSFLVKRSKDRINSLGFFQEKLEVEQKPGSAPDRIVLETNVQEKSTGELSLSAGFSSLERFIVSASITQRNFRGKGQELRTSVNWSSYSKSVELGFTEPYFMDKNIALGGDIYRRDLNSFRYLNNNDRDTTYEQTTTGFQIRAGVPITEYMSLALRYSLNLDDVTLDKDTYYSDPDGSGPLESQCDPLLAGRYLCDAIGKRTTSSIGYSLIYDTRDNRIRPTRGHNIVLSQDFAGLGGSVKYVRTRLNGSKYWPLGGGFIFSLSGEGGYIHSLEGERRDASGDLVDKVRLTDRFFLGEPQIRGFDIRGIGPRVKRFYLTKDADGNYVRGSGSNSVSDDALGGKIYYMARAEVEIPLGSGAREMGLRPSIFVDAGAVAGLKNPSVISHSPGVCANNTTGARTPAVSDGVCPGDNITDPTQNTHSLLIGPFEEEYLGDTLKPRVSVGFGVNWNSPFGPFRIDIAKALLKEPGDDTKLITFNVGTQF
- a CDS encoding OmpH family outer membrane protein, with amino-acid sequence MKMIFKAAAIALAPVSVIALSTAPAVAQSKQGIAVVDIQRAVATSNAYTAARGQIQTTYKAQIDSFTARKNAIDADLKAKATALETAAKAAGGKSTPALQAQYEAYQKAGQDGQAELQRLGQPIGLANAYVEEQISAKLSDALKTAMSKAKVDLVLGPDATVSYQPSVDITQNVVTELNALVPSVGITPPAGWRPGGQQQGQAPAAAAPAPANPSQQPTSR
- the fabZ gene encoding 3-hydroxyacyl-ACP dehydratase FabZ, with the protein product MTDQPEAAAAALGPMDVRGVMAALPHRYPMLLVDRVVSLVPNSAIHAVKAVSVNEPFFQGHFPTRPIMPGVLIVEAMAQAAGVLAVETMQLANSGKLVYFMSIDGAKFRSPVEPGCLLDLHVEITQSRGAICKFAGKAMIEGKLVAEANFVAMISDPPKD
- the rpmE gene encoding 50S ribosomal protein L31, which translates into the protein MKADTHPDYHFITVQMTDGSTFRTRSTWGKEGDTMALDIDPKSHPAWIGGQRQLDQGGQVARFNKRFGGLTLKK
- a CDS encoding putative quinol monooxygenase, encoding MLLLIIGTMRLPAENLAAARLIMRRMAVASRAEEGCIEYGYAEDLFDAGLIHVKELWTDQVALDRHFSSDHIAEWRAAWPDLGIGNRDLRVYDVDEPRWT
- the aroB gene encoding 3-dehydroquinate synthase is translated as MAIVQVALDARSYDIMIEQGALDRAGSYLAGYARKGRLVVVTDAHVAAAQLPRLEASLRAANVSVEPIILPPGEPTKSWRHLESLLDDLLALEIERGDHIVALGGGVIGDLVGFAASILKRGCHFIQVPTTLLAQVDSSVGGKTAINAKAGKNLIGSFYQPALVLIDPSTLDSLPPRETRAGYAEVVKYGLIDDPDFFVWCEREGNKLLAGDPKAREYAIERSVRAKAAIVADDERETSGRRALLNLGHTFGHALEADTGFSDTLLHGEGVAAGMALAFRYSARLGLCPASEAERVTAHLKAVGLPYDLASAHVQADGAALVAHMLHDKKMAAGTLPFLLARGIGRSFLSKDVALADVAAFLDEERTTAGE
- a CDS encoding shikimate kinase, which translates into the protein MQRNSKSTAAALKRGPIVLVGMMGVGKSTVGRRLAARIGLAFVDADEEIEKAAGMSVSEIFERFGEAHFRDGERRVIARLMDGAPKVIATGGGAFMQDDTRALILDQATAIWLDADIDILVDRVSRREGRPLLKGKDPRVVLTELAAVRNPVYALAPIHVKSIAAPHEIAVERILEQLPAWQ